In Bacillus sp. NP247, one DNA window encodes the following:
- a CDS encoding alpha/beta hydrolase — MKKIGVITIVVLVLLAIAYMLVGNYFYNYALNAKQEKDFLEDNPHLTETVNASGGALATNEDKNANFVSKYKPNTLTIRSFDKLNLTGYEYMNEQSSHKWALVVHGYDGRASAMTKYIRNFYEQGYNVIAPDLRGHGNSEGDYIGMGWHDRKDILIWIQQIVKKDPNAEIALFGVSMGAATVMMTSGEDLPANVKVIIEDCGYSTVIDEFTYQLKDLFHLPKFPVMNAANTVTKLRAGYDLEEASAIKQVAKSKTPMLFIHGDADTFVPYEMLDEVYNTAKVEKEKLIVPGAGHGEAEKVDSNKYWNTVWKFVGRYIPA; from the coding sequence ATGAAAAAGATAGGTGTAATTACTATAGTAGTTTTAGTCCTTCTAGCGATTGCATATATGTTAGTCGGGAATTATTTCTATAATTATGCGTTGAATGCGAAACAAGAAAAAGATTTTTTAGAGGATAATCCGCACTTAACGGAAACGGTGAATGCATCGGGAGGTGCATTGGCTACGAATGAAGACAAGAATGCGAACTTTGTATCAAAATATAAACCTAATACATTAACTATACGCTCTTTTGATAAGCTAAATTTAACAGGTTATGAATATATGAATGAGCAATCTAGTCATAAATGGGCACTTGTAGTTCATGGATATGATGGCAGGGCATCAGCAATGACGAAATATATCCGGAATTTTTATGAACAAGGTTATAACGTCATAGCGCCAGATCTTCGTGGGCATGGAAATAGTGAAGGCGATTATATCGGCATGGGTTGGCATGATCGTAAAGATATTTTGATTTGGATTCAACAAATTGTAAAGAAAGATCCGAATGCTGAAATAGCACTCTTTGGTGTTTCAATGGGCGCGGCAACTGTAATGATGACTTCAGGTGAAGATTTACCCGCTAACGTTAAAGTTATTATCGAAGATTGTGGATACTCAACTGTTATTGATGAATTTACTTATCAACTAAAAGACTTATTCCACTTGCCGAAGTTTCCTGTTATGAATGCAGCAAATACAGTGACAAAATTAAGAGCTGGATATGATTTAGAAGAAGCTTCGGCTATAAAACAAGTGGCGAAAAGTAAAACGCCTATGCTATTTATTCACGGGGATGCTGATACATTCGTTCCTTATGAAATGTTAGATGAAGTATATAATACTGCAAAAGTAGAAAAAGAGAAATTAATTGTTCCAGGTGCTGGACATGGAGAAGCTGAAAAGGTAGATTCGAATAAATATTGGAATACCGTATGGAAGTTCGTGGGGAGATATATTCCAGCATAA
- a CDS encoding DsbA family oxidoreductase, with protein sequence MKIEVWSDFVCPFCYIGKRRLEMALEQFPHKKDVEVEFKSFELDQNAPIYSGTSINEVLASKYGISIEEAKHNNIQLGNHAASMGLDFNFEEMKPTNTFDAHRLAKFAKDQGKEKEITENLLFAYFTESENLSDVDTLVTIAEASGLDKQEVLNVINNKSAYANDVRVDEAIAQQYQISGVPYFIINQKYAISGAQPLGTFVGALQQVWEEENPAPKLQEFSSEEGSDMSCTDGSCSIPSKEQ encoded by the coding sequence ATGAAAATTGAAGTATGGTCAGATTTTGTATGCCCATTCTGCTATATTGGGAAACGTAGATTAGAAATGGCTTTAGAGCAATTTCCACATAAGAAGGATGTTGAAGTTGAGTTTAAAAGTTTTGAATTAGACCAAAATGCTCCAATCTATTCTGGAACAAGTATTAATGAAGTACTTGCATCAAAGTATGGGATTAGTATTGAAGAAGCTAAGCATAATAATATACAATTAGGAAATCATGCAGCTAGTATGGGTTTGGATTTTAATTTTGAAGAGATGAAGCCGACAAACACTTTTGATGCGCATCGTCTGGCGAAGTTTGCAAAGGATCAAGGAAAAGAAAAAGAGATTACGGAAAATCTGCTTTTTGCATATTTTACTGAATCGGAAAATTTAAGTGATGTGGATACGCTCGTTACTATCGCTGAAGCTTCAGGTCTAGATAAGCAAGAGGTTTTAAATGTTATTAATAATAAAAGTGCATATGCAAATGATGTTAGAGTGGATGAAGCGATTGCTCAGCAATATCAAATTTCGGGAGTACCTTATTTTATTATTAATCAAAAGTATGCTATTTCAGGTGCACAACCACTTGGAACTTTTGTTGGTGCACTTCAGCAAGTGTGGGAAGAAGAGAATCCCGCACCTAAGTTACAAGAGTTTTCATCAGAAGAAGGAAGCGATATGTCTTGTACTGATGGAAGTTGTTCGATCCCTTCAAAAGAACAATAG
- a CDS encoding glycoside hydrolase family 99-like domain-containing protein produces the protein MKIIAFYLPQFHQIKENDRWWGKGFTEWTNTKNAQPLFSGHYQPREPYQDFYYDLTTPSIRKWQAETAKTYGIYGFCYYHYWFKGKRLLETPFNEVLKMGEPDFPFCLSWANEPWTQSWDGLDKHILMPQDYGDVSDWKEHFEYLLQAFQDKRYIRIDDKPLFIIYRPGHIPDCEKMLNYWNALARENGLKGIYFAETLNSFPLPNINGFDASIQFEPFYTIAHDSSSDINKTIYESGMQLNAWDYDKVWMYILKRFPSKKKTFPGAFVDWDNTARRKDLNSSIFIGSTPEKFTIYLSKQIHRAYSLYNSEFLFINAWNEWAEGTYLEPDKKYGFAYLEGVKKAINRGMKAYKKDESF, from the coding sequence TTGAAAATAATCGCTTTTTACTTACCACAATTCCACCAAATAAAAGAAAATGATCGATGGTGGGGTAAAGGTTTTACTGAATGGACAAATACTAAAAATGCACAACCTTTATTTTCAGGACATTATCAACCTAGGGAACCTTATCAAGATTTTTATTATGACTTAACCACCCCATCCATAAGAAAATGGCAAGCAGAAACCGCTAAAACATACGGCATATATGGATTTTGTTACTATCACTACTGGTTTAAAGGTAAGAGACTATTAGAAACACCTTTTAATGAGGTACTTAAGATGGGGGAACCAGATTTTCCATTTTGTCTTTCTTGGGCAAATGAGCCATGGACACAATCTTGGGATGGTCTTGATAAACATATATTAATGCCTCAAGATTATGGAGATGTATCAGATTGGAAAGAGCACTTTGAATATTTATTACAAGCGTTCCAAGATAAAAGATATATTCGTATAGATGATAAACCTCTATTCATTATTTATCGCCCGGGACATATTCCTGATTGTGAAAAAATGCTTAATTATTGGAATGCATTAGCACGAGAAAACGGCTTAAAAGGTATATACTTTGCAGAAACATTAAACAGTTTTCCACTACCTAACATAAATGGATTCGACGCTAGCATTCAATTTGAACCTTTTTATACAATTGCCCATGATAGCTCTTCAGACATAAATAAAACAATATATGAGTCTGGTATGCAATTAAATGCTTGGGACTACGATAAAGTATGGATGTATATATTAAAACGATTTCCCTCAAAGAAAAAAACATTCCCTGGAGCTTTTGTTGATTGGGATAATACAGCTCGCCGCAAAGATTTAAACAGTAGTATTTTCATAGGTTCTACCCCTGAGAAGTTCACAATATATTTAAGTAAGCAAATTCATCGTGCATACTCCCTTTATAATAGCGAGTTTTTATTTATTAATGCGTGGAATGAGTGGGCGGAAGGTACTTACTTAGAACCCGATAAAAAATATGGGTTCGCTTATTTAGAAGGAGTTAAAAAGGCAATTAATCGAGGCATGAAAGCATACAAAAAAGACGAGTCATTCTGA
- a CDS encoding class I SAM-dependent methyltransferase: MEGNLKHNNGYCVICEKETTFIEHNDWLRDHYLCSTCHSIPRQRALIHVLNTFFPKWGSYNIHESSPGGITTQLLIKNCKNYTYSQYFKNYPLGQYFQGIRCENLENMTFQNESFDLFITQDVFEHVMTPKKAFKEIERVLKPGGAHVFTVPWYHTLTKTLQRARVNKEVIEYIEEPIYHGNPIDENGSLVTFDWGQDMIEYIYTHANMYTIVYLQKDRSLGLDAEFLHVFISTKSS; the protein is encoded by the coding sequence GTGGAAGGTAATTTGAAACACAATAATGGATACTGCGTTATTTGTGAGAAGGAAACTACATTTATAGAGCATAATGATTGGCTTAGAGATCATTACTTATGTTCTACATGCCACTCTATACCGAGGCAACGAGCTTTAATCCATGTTTTAAATACATTTTTTCCAAAATGGGGTTCCTATAATATCCACGAATCCTCTCCTGGGGGAATTACAACTCAGCTACTAATAAAAAACTGCAAAAACTATACATATTCTCAATACTTTAAAAACTATCCTCTAGGCCAATACTTTCAAGGAATTAGATGTGAGAACTTAGAAAACATGACCTTCCAAAATGAATCTTTTGATTTATTCATTACTCAAGATGTTTTTGAACATGTCATGACACCAAAAAAGGCCTTTAAAGAAATAGAACGAGTATTAAAGCCTGGTGGTGCTCATGTATTTACTGTCCCTTGGTATCATACACTCACAAAGACTTTGCAAAGAGCAAGAGTGAATAAAGAAGTGATTGAGTATATTGAAGAGCCCATTTATCATGGAAACCCTATCGATGAGAATGGATCTTTAGTAACATTTGATTGGGGGCAAGATATGATTGAATATATTTATACACATGCAAATATGTATACTATTGTTTATTTACAAAAGGATAGATCACTAGGATTAGATGCTGAATTTTTACATGTCTTTATTAGTACAAAAAGCTCGTAA